A region of Myxococcus stipitatus DSM 14675 DNA encodes the following proteins:
- a CDS encoding bifunctional nuclease family protein, with protein sequence MRTPNRATLFVAPLSALLLALGGLLLLPGFRAPKAIAATLQDASEQPCVTEHGGDPKACSELVELEVQDVIPLMEAQTHAIVLTTKDQEMLLPVFVDEAAAVSIAFRLAEREPPQPLAQDLLDDVVDQLGAKVTEVRIDDLRDNVYSGRVFLEQGAKKLTLEARPSDSIAMALSSHARIRVTRKVLTLAGISRDEIEALQKGGPGVGGSGSGGLMDESSPLPPPGLPAPGTPSDDPGTGGDLPPGHPPLGSPKGAGKKIEL encoded by the coding sequence GTGAGAACACCCAACCGCGCCACTCTCTTCGTCGCCCCTCTCTCGGCGCTGTTGCTGGCGCTGGGAGGGCTCCTGCTGCTCCCCGGCTTCCGAGCCCCCAAAGCCATCGCGGCGACACTTCAGGACGCCTCCGAGCAACCGTGCGTCACCGAGCACGGAGGCGACCCCAAGGCCTGCTCCGAGCTCGTCGAGTTGGAGGTGCAGGACGTCATCCCGCTCATGGAGGCCCAGACGCACGCCATCGTGCTGACCACGAAGGACCAGGAGATGCTCCTCCCCGTCTTCGTGGACGAGGCCGCCGCCGTCTCCATCGCCTTCAGGCTGGCGGAGCGTGAGCCTCCTCAGCCGCTCGCGCAGGACCTGCTGGACGACGTCGTGGACCAGCTCGGCGCCAAGGTGACGGAGGTCCGCATCGACGACCTGCGAGACAACGTCTACTCGGGCCGCGTCTTCCTCGAGCAAGGGGCGAAGAAGCTGACCCTGGAGGCCCGCCCCTCCGACTCCATCGCCATGGCCCTCTCCAGCCATGCGCGCATCCGCGTCACGCGCAAGGTGCTGACGCTGGCGGGCATCAGCCGCGACGAGATCGAAGCCCTCCAGAAGGGCGGCCCTGGCGTGGGAGGCAGTGGCTCCGGCGGCCTCATGGACGAGTCCTCGCCGCTGCCGCCCCCGGGCCTGCCCGCGCCGGGCACCCCGTCCGACGACCCGGGCACGGGGGGAGACCTGCCGCCGGGCCATCCGCCCCTGGGCTCGCCGAAGGGGGCCGGCAAGAAGATCGAACTCTAG
- the carA gene encoding glutamine-hydrolyzing carbamoyl-phosphate synthase small subunit: MTKRAVLALADGTTFEGRAFGAVGETVGEVVFNTSMFGYQEILTDPSYVGQIVTMTYPEMGNVGATPEDEEAGKPHAVGMVVRALASQPSNWRATESLDAYLKRHNVAGIEGLDTRRLVRHLRTHGAQMGVISSEGLSAAALTERARSAHGMEGLDLATGVSTKTPYTFDLPSPDVFSGQRAQPLTDPRFEVVAYDYGLKKSMLHFLVDVGCRVTVVPATTTADEVLARKPHGVFLANGPGDPAAVKGADRTVAALLGKVPVFGICLGHQIMALALGGRTYKMKFGHRGGNQPVKDLTTGKVEITAQNHGFAVDDASLKGKAVVTHINLNDGTVEGLAVPDARAFSVQYHPEASPGPHDARYLFGRFAKLMAG; encoded by the coding sequence ATGACGAAGCGGGCAGTGCTCGCCCTGGCGGATGGCACCACCTTCGAGGGCCGAGCCTTTGGCGCGGTCGGCGAGACGGTGGGTGAGGTGGTCTTCAACACGTCCATGTTCGGCTACCAGGAGATCCTCACGGACCCCTCGTATGTCGGGCAGATTGTCACCATGACGTACCCGGAGATGGGCAACGTCGGGGCGACACCCGAGGACGAAGAGGCGGGCAAGCCGCACGCGGTGGGCATGGTGGTCCGCGCCCTCGCGAGCCAGCCGTCCAACTGGCGCGCGACCGAGTCGCTGGACGCGTACCTCAAGCGCCACAACGTCGCGGGCATCGAGGGCCTGGACACCCGCCGCCTCGTGCGCCACCTGCGCACCCACGGCGCGCAGATGGGCGTCATCTCCAGCGAGGGCCTGTCCGCGGCCGCGTTGACGGAGCGCGCCCGGTCCGCCCACGGCATGGAGGGCCTGGACCTGGCCACCGGCGTGTCGACGAAGACGCCGTACACCTTCGACCTGCCTTCGCCGGACGTGTTCTCCGGCCAGCGCGCCCAGCCCCTGACCGACCCGCGCTTCGAGGTGGTGGCCTATGACTACGGCCTCAAGAAGTCGATGCTCCACTTCCTCGTGGACGTCGGCTGCCGGGTAACGGTGGTGCCGGCGACCACCACGGCGGACGAGGTGCTGGCCCGCAAGCCCCACGGCGTCTTCCTGGCCAACGGCCCCGGAGACCCGGCGGCGGTGAAGGGCGCGGACCGGACCGTGGCGGCCCTCTTGGGCAAGGTGCCCGTGTTCGGCATCTGCCTGGGCCATCAAATCATGGCGCTGGCCCTGGGCGGCCGGACGTACAAGATGAAGTTTGGCCACCGGGGCGGAAACCAGCCCGTGAAGGACCTCACCACGGGCAAGGTGGAGATCACCGCGCAGAACCACGGCTTCGCCGTGGACGACGCCAGCCTCAAGGGCAAGGCCGTCGTCACGCACATCAACCTCAATGACGGCACGGTGGAGGGCCTGGCCGTCCCGGACGCGCGGGCCTTCAGCGTGCAGTACCACCCCGAGGCCTCCCCGGGCCCTCATGACGCACGCTATCTCTTTGGCCGCTTCGCGAAGCTGATGGCGGGGTAG
- a CDS encoding aspartate carbamoyltransferase catalytic subunit, with translation MRHLLGIEGWRRDELEAVLDRARAHLPGGPDTTHLLRGKVVANLFFEDSTRTRTSFHMAARGLGAGVLDWSPSGSSTSKGETLLDTARNIEATGPVAIVMRHRSSGAPHLVAKHVRCVVINAGDGTHEHPSQALLDAFTLRQRWGSLDGRTVLIVGDILHSRVARSNLWCLKALGARVIVCGPPTLVPPGLEALGAEVTHNLDAVLPQADAVMCLRLQLERMSEAFLPSTREYSRLFGLTTAREERMKAGALVMHPGPINRGLELAPAVADGARSVILEQVSNGVAVRRAILEVCTS, from the coding sequence ATGAGACACCTCCTTGGAATCGAAGGCTGGCGCCGGGACGAGCTCGAAGCGGTGCTCGACAGGGCGCGTGCGCACCTGCCCGGTGGTCCAGACACCACCCACCTCCTGCGCGGCAAGGTGGTCGCCAACCTCTTCTTCGAGGACTCGACCCGGACGCGCACCTCGTTCCACATGGCCGCTCGCGGCCTGGGCGCGGGGGTCCTCGACTGGAGCCCCTCCGGCTCGTCCACCTCCAAGGGCGAGACGCTGCTGGACACCGCGCGCAACATCGAGGCAACGGGGCCCGTGGCCATCGTCATGCGCCACCGCTCGTCGGGCGCGCCTCACCTGGTGGCGAAGCATGTGCGGTGTGTCGTCATCAACGCGGGCGACGGCACGCACGAGCACCCCTCGCAGGCCCTCCTGGATGCCTTCACCCTGCGGCAGCGGTGGGGCAGCCTGGACGGCCGCACGGTGCTCATCGTCGGCGACATCCTCCACAGCCGCGTGGCCCGCTCCAACCTCTGGTGCCTGAAGGCGCTGGGCGCGCGGGTCATCGTCTGCGGCCCTCCCACGCTGGTTCCTCCGGGTCTGGAGGCGCTGGGCGCCGAGGTGACGCACAACCTGGACGCGGTGCTCCCGCAGGCGGACGCGGTGATGTGCCTGCGCCTCCAGCTCGAGCGCATGAGCGAGGCCTTCCTTCCGTCCACGCGGGAGTACTCGCGGCTGTTCGGGCTCACCACGGCCCGTGAGGAGCGGATGAAGGCGGGGGCGCTGGTGATGCACCCGGGGCCCATCAACCGGGGGCTGGAGCTGGCGCCCGCGGTGGCGGACGGGGCTCGCAGCGTCATCCTGGAGCAGGTGTCCAACGGCGTCGCCGTGCGGCGGGCCATCCTCGAGGTGTGCACGTCATGA
- a CDS encoding dihydroorotase has translation MSATVLFRRGRVIDPRNGVDGVRDVLVRDGKVAEVSDTPLPVPPGAEVVEAAGRWVLPGFIDLHVHLREPGEEGKETVLTGCRAAVAGGFTAVVAMPNTKVVNDSGLVTELVLSRARAANLCHVYPAGAITKGLKGEELAETGELVSSGCVAITDDGRPVMNAALMRRALQYATMFGVPVMVHEEDLTLSAGGAMHEGSVSTRLGLRGIPASAEVAMVARDLVLLEETKGRLHIAHVSCEGSVRLIREAKRRGLLVTAEATPHHVILDDRAVGDYDTHAKMAPPLRADRDVEALREALVDGTIDAIATDHAPHGVLDKQVEFEKGINGIVGLETALGLTLELVHSGLLDAKRAVELLTHGPAKAFGLPGGHLAPGAPADITVVDPLEEWTVDAHRFYSRSRNTPFHGRKQKGRVVQTWVSGRKVYADGQVKESR, from the coding sequence ATGAGCGCCACGGTCCTTTTCCGAAGAGGCCGCGTCATCGACCCGCGCAACGGTGTCGACGGCGTGCGCGACGTCCTGGTGCGCGACGGCAAGGTCGCCGAGGTCTCCGACACGCCGCTGCCCGTGCCCCCGGGCGCGGAGGTGGTGGAGGCCGCGGGACGGTGGGTGCTGCCGGGCTTCATCGACCTGCACGTGCACCTGCGCGAGCCGGGCGAGGAGGGCAAGGAGACGGTCCTCACCGGCTGCCGCGCCGCCGTGGCCGGTGGCTTCACCGCCGTCGTCGCCATGCCCAACACCAAGGTGGTCAACGACAGCGGGCTCGTCACGGAGCTGGTGCTGTCGAGGGCCCGCGCGGCCAACCTCTGCCATGTGTACCCCGCGGGGGCCATCACCAAGGGCCTCAAGGGCGAGGAGCTGGCGGAGACGGGCGAGCTGGTGTCCTCGGGCTGTGTCGCCATCACCGACGACGGCCGCCCGGTGATGAACGCGGCGCTCATGCGACGCGCGCTCCAGTACGCGACGATGTTCGGCGTGCCCGTCATGGTCCACGAAGAGGACCTGACGCTGTCCGCAGGCGGCGCCATGCACGAAGGCTCCGTCTCCACGCGCCTGGGCCTGCGCGGCATCCCCGCCTCGGCGGAGGTGGCGATGGTGGCGCGGGACCTGGTGCTCCTGGAGGAGACGAAGGGCCGGCTGCACATCGCCCACGTGTCGTGCGAGGGCAGCGTGCGCCTGATTCGCGAGGCGAAGCGCCGGGGTCTGCTCGTCACGGCCGAGGCCACGCCCCACCACGTCATCCTGGATGACCGGGCGGTGGGCGACTACGACACGCACGCGAAGATGGCGCCGCCCCTGCGCGCGGACCGGGACGTGGAGGCGCTGCGCGAGGCGCTGGTGGATGGCACCATCGACGCCATCGCCACGGACCACGCGCCCCATGGCGTGCTGGACAAGCAGGTGGAGTTCGAGAAGGGCATCAACGGGATTGTCGGGCTGGAGACGGCCCTGGGGCTGACGCTGGAGCTGGTGCACTCGGGACTGCTCGACGCGAAGCGCGCGGTGGAGCTCCTGACGCACGGCCCGGCGAAGGCGTTCGGCCTGCCGGGCGGTCACCTGGCCCCCGGAGCCCCGGCGGACATCACGGTGGTGGACCCCTTGGAGGAGTGGACGGTGGATGCCCACCGGTTCTATTCCCGCAGCCGGAATACGCCCTTCCATGGCCGTAAGCAGAAGGGCCGCGTGGTGCAGACCTGGGTTTCTGGCCGGAAGGTGTACGCCGACGGTCAGGTGAAGGAGTCGCGGTGA
- a CDS encoding citrate synthase, translating into MPKDTLTITDNRTGKQYEVPVENGCIRTNALRQIKVSDDDFGLMGYDPAFLNTANCKSAITFIDGDKGILEYRGYPIEQLAEKSSYLEVAYLLLNGELPTPKELEQFIHLVTHHTYVHENVKTFMDGFRYDAHPMSMLGSTVAALSGFYPDAKNTKDERSRRIQITRLIAKMPTIAAFSYRHSMGLPYIYPDNDLSYVANFLAMVKRIGTSTYKVHPVLERALDVLFILHADHEQNCSTTSVRTVGSSEVDPYSAVTAGIGALYGPLHGGANEAVLRMLREIGHISKVPDFIKSVKSGEGEKKLMGFGHRVYKSYDPRAKVIKRVADEVFDVTGKNPLLEIAVELERIALQDEYFVKRKLYPNVDFYSGLIYEAMGFQVEMFPVLFAIPRTVGWCAQWEEMVLDPEQKIARPRQVFTGHKRRDYVTMDKRTAK; encoded by the coding sequence ATGCCCAAGGACACGCTGACGATCACCGACAATCGGACCGGCAAGCAGTACGAGGTCCCGGTCGAGAACGGCTGTATTCGCACCAACGCCCTACGCCAGATCAAGGTCTCGGACGACGACTTCGGTCTGATGGGCTACGACCCGGCGTTCCTCAACACCGCGAACTGTAAAAGCGCCATCACCTTCATCGATGGTGACAAAGGCATCCTGGAGTATCGCGGCTACCCCATCGAGCAGCTGGCGGAGAAGTCCAGCTACCTGGAGGTCGCGTACCTCCTGCTCAACGGTGAGCTGCCGACGCCCAAGGAGCTGGAGCAGTTCATCCACCTGGTGACGCACCACACGTACGTCCACGAGAACGTGAAGACGTTCATGGACGGGTTCCGCTACGACGCGCACCCGATGTCCATGCTCGGCTCCACCGTGGCCGCGCTGTCCGGCTTCTACCCGGACGCGAAGAACACCAAGGATGAGCGCAGCCGCCGCATCCAGATCACCCGGCTCATCGCCAAGATGCCCACCATCGCCGCGTTCTCCTACCGGCACTCGATGGGCCTGCCCTACATCTACCCGGACAACGACCTGTCCTACGTCGCCAACTTCCTGGCGATGGTGAAGCGCATCGGCACCAGCACCTACAAGGTGCACCCGGTGCTCGAGCGCGCGCTCGACGTGCTCTTCATCCTCCACGCGGACCACGAGCAGAACTGCTCGACGACGTCCGTGCGCACGGTGGGCTCGTCGGAAGTGGACCCGTACTCGGCCGTCACGGCCGGCATCGGCGCCCTCTACGGCCCGCTGCACGGCGGCGCCAACGAGGCGGTGCTGCGCATGCTCCGCGAGATTGGCCACATCTCCAAGGTCCCCGACTTCATCAAGTCCGTGAAGAGCGGCGAGGGCGAGAAGAAGCTGATGGGCTTCGGCCACCGCGTCTACAAGTCCTACGACCCGCGCGCCAAGGTCATCAAGCGCGTGGCGGACGAGGTCTTCGACGTGACGGGCAAGAACCCGCTGCTGGAGATCGCCGTGGAGCTGGAGCGCATCGCCCTCCAGGACGAGTACTTCGTCAAGCGCAAGCTGTACCCGAACGTGGACTTCTACTCCGGCCTCATCTACGAGGCGATGGGCTTCCAGGTGGAGATGTTCCCCGTCCTCTTCGCCATCCCCCGCACGGTGGGCTGGTGCGCGCAGTGGGAGGAGATGGTGCTGGACCCCGAGCAGAAGATTGCTCGCCCGCGCCAGGTCTTCACCGGCCACAAGCGCCGCGACTACGTCACGATGGACAAGCGCACCGCGAAGTAG
- the pyk gene encoding pyruvate kinase, whose amino-acid sequence MRKAKIICTLGPASSSLEAIEGLIRAGMNVARLNFSHGTHDEHRQRVALIRKAARRLKLPVAILQDIQGPKIRLGKFDGGQLAVKAGERVTVTTRSVMGHGTLIPTPIKSLTKDVKARDAILLDDGRVRLRVLAVSGQDVSCEVEVGGLLKDHKGLNLPGSPMSVPTITSKDEADLAFGQDVGVDYVALSFVRTAEDIHRARKHVAKNKTPLIAKIEKPQAVEQLEAIARAADGIMVARGDLGVEMPLEQLPAIQKRMVRVVNQMGGLVIVATEMLESMVTNPRPTRAEVSDVANAILDGADAVMLSGETAAGRYPIDAASTMARIVEETERGVTRHQHHSPFERSEDLGTGVAAAAVAAADQLGIQTIIAYTESGHTARLISEFRPNARIIALTPNEASIQRMALYWGVTGHQVARVKSTDAMLSQVRKLCLRESLCPAGTPVIVVAGVPLNVPGNTNLMSIHRV is encoded by the coding sequence ATGCGCAAGGCGAAGATCATCTGCACCCTGGGGCCCGCTTCGAGCTCGCTGGAGGCCATCGAGGGCCTCATCCGCGCGGGGATGAACGTGGCGCGGCTGAACTTCTCTCACGGCACGCACGACGAGCACCGGCAGCGCGTGGCCCTCATCCGCAAGGCGGCCCGTCGGCTGAAGCTCCCCGTGGCCATCCTCCAGGATATCCAGGGACCCAAGATTCGCCTGGGGAAGTTCGACGGTGGACAACTCGCGGTGAAGGCAGGCGAGCGCGTGACGGTGACCACCCGTTCGGTCATGGGACACGGCACCCTCATCCCCACGCCCATCAAGTCGCTGACGAAGGACGTGAAGGCCCGGGATGCCATCCTCCTGGATGACGGCCGGGTGCGGCTGCGCGTGCTCGCGGTCTCCGGCCAGGACGTCTCCTGCGAGGTGGAGGTCGGAGGTCTGCTCAAGGACCACAAGGGACTGAACCTCCCGGGTTCACCCATGTCGGTGCCCACCATCACGTCGAAGGACGAGGCGGACCTGGCGTTCGGCCAGGACGTGGGCGTGGACTACGTGGCGCTGTCCTTCGTGCGCACCGCCGAGGACATCCACCGCGCGCGCAAGCACGTGGCGAAGAACAAGACGCCCCTCATCGCGAAGATTGAGAAGCCGCAGGCGGTGGAGCAGCTGGAGGCCATTGCCCGCGCCGCGGACGGCATCATGGTGGCGCGAGGAGACCTGGGCGTGGAGATGCCCCTGGAGCAGCTCCCCGCCATCCAGAAGCGCATGGTGCGCGTGGTGAACCAGATGGGGGGCCTGGTCATCGTCGCCACGGAGATGCTGGAGAGCATGGTGACCAACCCGCGCCCCACCCGCGCGGAGGTGTCCGACGTGGCCAACGCGATCCTGGACGGCGCCGACGCGGTGATGCTGTCCGGAGAGACGGCCGCGGGGCGCTACCCCATCGACGCGGCCTCCACCATGGCGCGCATCGTCGAGGAGACGGAGCGCGGCGTGACGCGGCACCAGCACCACTCCCCCTTCGAGCGCTCCGAGGACCTGGGCACCGGCGTCGCCGCGGCGGCCGTAGCGGCGGCGGACCAGCTCGGCATCCAGACGATCATCGCCTACACGGAGAGCGGCCACACCGCGCGCCTCATCTCCGAGTTCCGTCCCAACGCGCGCATCATCGCGCTCACGCCGAACGAGGCCTCGATTCAGCGAATGGCCCTCTACTGGGGCGTGACGGGGCACCAGGTGGCGCGGGTGAAGTCCACGGACGCCATGCTGAGCCAGGTGCGCAAGCTGTGCCTGCGCGAGAGCCTGTGCCCGGCGGGGACGCCCGTCATCGTCGTGGCGGGGGTGCCACTCAACGTGCCGGGCAACACGAACCTGATGAGCATCCACCGCGTGTGA
- a CDS encoding AMP-dependent synthetase/ligase, with protein MDLPKTMVHALHERAAQHEHRPALWTRRGRAYVPTSWLEYSQRVKHFALGLRSLGYAEGQPLGIISFNREEWHVAALASMAMGGVPVGLYTTSALEQLEYILRHCEASLLVVENEKHLRTGLLLRERLPKLRHLVVLDAPATPLPEGVLRYADVLARGAGADDKPYWDSVNALKPESLGTLIYTSGTTGHPKGVMLSHHNLTWTSRQLSQAVSFGKKPDNIILSYLPLSHIAEQVISLHCPLMLGIQVYFADSVEAMPANLKDVRPTFFFGVPRVWEKFKAKAEEGLRSQPPLKRRLVDWARGVASEMHSRAQRHERIPVTLSAQYSVARRLVFEPLKTRIGMERVDFFATAAAPIGRDVLEFFASIDMLIHEVWGMTEVSGPGTVNTEESTHLGTVGRPMLGVEVRIAEDGEILIRGGNVCTGYYKNPEATAELLQDGWLHSGDVGQLDGEGYLHITGRKKEIIVTSGGKKTAPGNIEELLKSLPGVGHAVVVGERRNYLVALLALDGEKVRALAREKGWPEEVGVLAGDARLHQVLQQALDRDVNAKLSRFENIKRFAVLPREFSVDEGDLTPTLKVRRKAVELKHAGLVESLYAENGAAHAG; from the coding sequence ATGGACCTCCCGAAGACGATGGTGCATGCCCTTCATGAGCGGGCCGCGCAGCATGAGCATCGGCCGGCCCTCTGGACGCGCCGTGGGCGCGCCTATGTCCCCACCTCCTGGCTCGAATACTCGCAGCGGGTCAAACACTTCGCCTTGGGCCTGAGGTCGCTGGGTTACGCGGAAGGCCAGCCCCTGGGCATCATCAGCTTCAACCGCGAGGAGTGGCACGTCGCGGCGCTCGCCTCCATGGCGATGGGAGGCGTACCGGTGGGTCTGTACACCACCAGCGCCCTGGAGCAGTTGGAGTACATCCTCCGCCACTGCGAGGCCTCCCTCCTGGTCGTGGAGAACGAGAAGCACCTGCGCACGGGCCTGCTCCTGCGCGAGCGGCTGCCCAAGCTGCGCCACCTCGTCGTCCTGGACGCGCCCGCCACCCCGCTGCCCGAAGGGGTGCTGCGCTACGCCGACGTGCTGGCACGAGGCGCGGGCGCCGACGACAAGCCCTACTGGGACAGCGTCAATGCCCTCAAGCCCGAGTCATTGGGCACCCTCATCTACACCTCGGGGACGACGGGGCACCCCAAGGGGGTGATGCTCAGCCACCACAACCTGACCTGGACGTCGCGCCAGCTCAGCCAGGCGGTGAGCTTCGGCAAGAAGCCCGACAACATCATCCTGTCCTACCTGCCGCTGTCGCACATCGCGGAGCAGGTCATCTCGCTCCACTGTCCGCTGATGCTGGGCATCCAGGTCTACTTCGCCGACTCGGTGGAGGCGATGCCCGCGAACCTGAAGGACGTGCGGCCCACGTTCTTCTTCGGCGTGCCGCGGGTGTGGGAGAAGTTCAAGGCGAAGGCGGAGGAGGGACTGCGCTCCCAGCCGCCGCTGAAGCGCCGCCTGGTGGACTGGGCGCGCGGGGTCGCCTCGGAGATGCACTCGCGGGCCCAGCGCCATGAGCGCATCCCCGTGACGCTTTCGGCCCAGTACAGCGTGGCCCGGCGGCTGGTGTTCGAGCCCCTCAAGACGCGCATCGGCATGGAGCGGGTGGACTTCTTCGCCACGGCCGCCGCGCCCATCGGCCGGGACGTGCTGGAGTTCTTCGCCTCCATCGACATGCTGATTCACGAGGTGTGGGGCATGACGGAGGTGTCCGGCCCAGGCACGGTGAACACGGAGGAGTCCACGCACCTGGGCACCGTGGGGCGTCCCATGCTGGGCGTGGAGGTCCGCATCGCCGAGGACGGGGAGATCCTCATCCGAGGCGGCAACGTGTGTACGGGCTACTACAAGAACCCGGAGGCCACCGCGGAGCTGCTCCAGGACGGGTGGCTGCACAGCGGCGACGTGGGCCAACTGGACGGGGAGGGCTACCTCCACATCACCGGCCGCAAGAAGGAGATCATCGTCACCTCCGGCGGGAAGAAGACGGCGCCCGGCAACATCGAGGAGCTGCTCAAGAGCCTGCCCGGCGTGGGCCACGCGGTGGTGGTGGGCGAGCGGCGCAACTACCTGGTGGCCCTGCTGGCCCTGGACGGGGAGAAGGTGCGCGCGCTGGCCCGGGAGAAGGGCTGGCCGGAGGAGGTGGGCGTGCTCGCCGGGGACGCGCGGCTGCACCAGGTGCTCCAGCAGGCGCTGGACCGGGACGTCAACGCGAAGCTCTCCCGCTTCGAGAACATCAAGCGCTTCGCGGTGCTGCCGCGCGAGTTCTCCGTGGACGAGGGTGACTTGACGCCCACGCTCAAGGTCCGCCGCAAGGCGGTGGAGCTGAAGCATGCAGGGCTCGTCGAGTCGCTCTACGCGGAGAACGGCGCGGCGCACGCGGGCTGA